A single genomic interval of Deltaproteobacteria bacterium HGW-Deltaproteobacteria-4 harbors:
- a CDS encoding lipopolysaccharide biosynthesis protein RfbH, whose product MKNEVEVQLRKEAIAAAIVYYQHAHNQKKTFTTGDRIPYAGRVFDEAEITNLIDSSLDFWLTTGRYAEKFEQEFAQFLGVQHCSLTNSGSSANLLAFMGLTSPKLGARRIKPGDEVISVAAAFPTTVAPIIQYGAVPVFVDVSLPTYNIDVSQLDAALSEKTKAVMVAHTLGNPFDLSAVKSFCDKHNLWLIEDNCDALGSRYLHNGVWKYTGTIGHIGTSSFYPPHHMTMGEGGAVYTDDSQLNRLVESFRDWGRDCWCPSGKDNTCGNRFGQQFGELPFGYDHKYVYSHFGYNLKVTDMQAAIGCAQLEKLPGFIEARQKNWKLLRAGLAGLEDKFVLPEATENSDPSWFGFLLTVRPGTGLNRDKVVNHLERKGIQTRMLFAGNLIKHPCFDEMRKSGEGYRVVGDLKVTDQIMNDTFWIGVYPGMTEAMIGYMLKEIEAICR is encoded by the coding sequence GAACGAAGTCGAAGTCCAATTACGCAAAGAGGCAATAGCGGCAGCCATCGTCTACTATCAGCATGCGCATAATCAGAAAAAGACGTTTACCACGGGTGATCGCATCCCCTATGCCGGACGTGTTTTCGACGAAGCTGAAATAACCAATCTTATCGATTCGTCCCTCGATTTCTGGTTGACCACCGGTCGCTATGCGGAAAAGTTCGAACAGGAATTTGCCCAGTTTCTTGGCGTCCAGCACTGCTCCCTCACCAACTCCGGATCGTCCGCCAATCTTCTCGCCTTCATGGGGTTGACTTCTCCCAAACTGGGAGCCCGCCGCATCAAGCCCGGTGATGAGGTTATTTCTGTCGCCGCCGCATTCCCGACGACCGTTGCACCCATCATCCAGTACGGCGCCGTGCCCGTCTTTGTCGATGTTTCCTTGCCGACCTACAACATCGATGTCTCGCAACTCGATGCAGCGCTTTCTGAAAAGACCAAGGCGGTCATGGTGGCCCACACCCTGGGCAACCCTTTCGATCTGTCGGCAGTGAAATCTTTCTGCGACAAGCACAACTTGTGGCTGATCGAAGATAACTGCGATGCCCTGGGTTCGCGCTATCTTCACAACGGCGTCTGGAAATACACCGGCACCATCGGCCACATCGGCACGTCGAGTTTTTATCCTCCCCATCATATGACCATGGGCGAAGGGGGGGCGGTCTACACTGATGACAGCCAGTTAAATCGTTTGGTGGAATCGTTTCGCGACTGGGGCCGCGATTGCTGGTGCCCGTCAGGTAAAGATAATACCTGCGGCAACCGTTTCGGGCAGCAGTTTGGCGAACTCCCTTTCGGCTACGATCATAAGTATGTTTATTCGCATTTCGGGTACAATTTGAAGGTAACCGATATGCAGGCCGCGATTGGCTGCGCGCAGTTGGAAAAACTTCCTGGTTTTATTGAGGCGCGTCAGAAGAACTGGAAGCTGTTGCGTGCCGGTTTGGCCGGTTTGGAAGACAAGTTCGTCCTCCCCGAAGCAACGGAGAATTCTGACCCTTCCTGGTTTGGCTTCTTGCTGACGGTGCGTCCCGGAACGGGGCTGAACCGGGACAAGGTGGTCAATCATCTCGAACGCAAGGGGATTCAGACCCGCATGCTCTTTGCCGGCAATCTGATCAAGCATCCCTGTTTTGACGAGATGAGAAAGAGTGGAGAAGGGTACCGGGTCGTTGGCGATTTGAAAGTCACTGACCAAATTATGAACGATACTTTCTGGATCGGAGTCTACCCGGGGATGACTGAAGCGATGATCGGTTATATGCTAAAAGAAATCGAGGCCATTTGCAGGTGA